In Phacochoerus africanus isolate WHEZ1 chromosome 2, ROS_Pafr_v1, whole genome shotgun sequence, one DNA window encodes the following:
- the LOC125120721 gene encoding olfactory receptor 10AG1-like has protein sequence MVEYVQVLLFSTISRITAETTRMNNFVLFKHFVNQTLTECNCVLLVSQKYLYNVFIREKMYFETTDFTKDLDDLGEPDKGPGTHVPFTDHFSGKGNGLIIIITRMDSVLQTPMYFFLANFSSLEICYVSVTLPRILMNLWTQERSISLLSCTTQICFFLVLGATEAFLLAVMAYDRYVSICNPLHYALCVQLAVGAWLSGIPVQIRQTCQVFSLPFCDSKQIRHFFCDIPPLIQQACGDTALNEIYVYVVTVLFAMIPFLLILALMSK, from the exons ATGGTGGAATATGTGCAAGTCCTCTTATTCAGCACCATAAGTAGGATAACTGCAGAGACCACAAGGATGAATAACTTTGTGTTATTCAAGCACTTTGTGAATCAAACTCTTACAGAGTGCAACTGTGTGCTGTTGGTATCACAGAAATATTTGTACAATGTGTTTATTagagagaaaatgtattttgagaCAACAGACTTCACGAAAGACTTGGATGACCTAGGAGAACCTGATAAAGGACCTGGGACCCATGTGCCATTTACAGACCACTTTAGTGGAAAAG GAAATGGCCTTATCATAATAATCACAAGGATGGACTCTGTTCTCCAAacacccatgtatttcttcctggcaAATTTTTCCTCTCTGGAAATCTGTTATGTGTCTGTCACTCTCCCCAGGATTCTAATGAACCTTTGGACTCAAGAGAGAAGCATTTCTTTACTAAGCTGTACCACCCAAATATGCTTCTTCCTTGTTCTGGGTGCCACAGAGGCATTCCTTCTggcagtgatggcctatgaccgctatgtgtcCATTTGCAACCCTCTGCATTATGCATTATGCGTCCAGTTGGCTGTTggtgcctggctcagtggaattcCAGTCCAGATAAGGCAGACATGTCAGGTGTTCTCACTGCCTTTCTGTGATTCCAAACAAATCCGCCACTTTTTCTGTGACATCCCCCCATTGATCCAGCAGGCCTGTGGGGACACTGCGCTTAATGAGATATATGTCTATGTAGTTACTGTACTGTTTGCCATGATTCCTTTTCTACTGATACTGGCTCTTATGTCCAAATAG
- the LOC125121122 gene encoding olfactory receptor 10AG1-like, whose product MGNKLKPENSNITTIMEFVLLGFSDIPNLQWILLGIFSVIYLTILMCNSVIILITRIDSTLHTPMYFFLNNFSFLEICYVTVTIPRMLMDILTQKGHISFIACATQMCFVLMFGGSECLLLTVMAYDRYVAICNPLHYCLVMNHKVCVQLVTASWLSVVPVVIGQTWQIFSLPFCGSNTINHFFCDLPPIFKLACGDTFVNEIAVYAVAVVFIMVPFLLIGVSYGHIISNILKLSSARGRAKAFSTCSSHLTVVVLFYGTASITYLQPKPNQAEGTGKLISLFYTVLIPTLNPIIYTLRNKDIMVALRKLLTKLLT is encoded by the coding sequence ATGGGGaacaaattaaaaccagaaaactCAAACATCACTACAATAATGGAATTTGTTCTCTTGGGTTTTTCCGATATTCCCAATCTCCAGTGGATCCTTCTCGGGATATTTTCAGTCATCTACCTGACCATCCTGATGTGCAATAGCGTCATAATACTGATAACAAGAATTGACTCCACTCTCCATAcccccatgtatttttttctcaacaatttttcctttttagaaatctGTTATGTAACAGTAACTATCCCAAGGATGCTCATGGACATTTTGACCCAGAAAGGACACATTTCTTTCATTGCTTGTGCTACACAAATGTGTTTCGTCCTCATGTTTGGAGGCTCAGAGTGTCTGCTTCTGaccgtgatggcctatgaccgctatgtggccatttgTAACCCTCTTCACTACTGTCTCGTCATGAATCACAAGGTCTGTGTCCAGCTGGTCACTGCTTCCTGGCTCAGTGTGGTTCCTGTCGTAATTGGGCAAACATGGCAGattttctctctgcccttttGTGGGTCCAATACAAttaatcatttcttctgtgacctcCCCCCAATATTCAAGCTTGCTTGTGGGGACACATTTGTGAATGAGATAGCAGTCTATGCAGTCGCTGTGGTGTTTATCATGGTTCCGTTTCTGTTGATCGGTGTCTCCTATGGCCACATTATCTCCAACATTCTGAAACTGTCATCAGCCAGAGGAAGGGCtaaagccttctccacctgctcctcccacctgACCGTTGTGGTTTTATTCTATGGAACAGCAAGCATCACTTATTTGCAACCCAAACCAAATCAAGCCGAAGGGACTGGGAAACTGATTTCTCTTTTCTACACTGTTTTGATCCCAACCTTGAATCCCATTATATATACTCTGAGGAACAAAGACATCATGGTGGCACTGAGAAAACTACTAACTAAGTTATTAACCTGA
- the LOC125121123 gene encoding olfactory receptor 10AG1-like — MKHQEKPPEENLTKLMEFVLLGFTDVPHLQWLLFGLFLVIYIIILISNAIIFLITKLDPALQTPMYYFISNFSFLEICYASVTLPRMLINLCTQKRTISFVACATQMCCFLVLAATECFLLAVMAYDRYVAICNPLHYPLIMKHKMCIQLVAGSWISGIPVQIGQTFQIFSLPFCGSNLINHFFCDIPPILKLACGDTFVNEMMVSTVAVLFVTVPFLLILVSYGKLISTILKLSSATSRTRAFSTCSSHLMVVVLFFGSGMITYLRPRTSHSAGTDKVLSLFYTIVTPVFNPMIYSLRNKDVLRALRKLLCK; from the coding sequence ATGAAACACCAAGAAAAACCACCAGAAGAAAATCTAACTAAATTGATGGAATTCGTTCTCTTGGGATTTACTGATGTTCCCCATCTTCAGTGGTtgctttttgggttgtttttagtCATCTATATCATTATCCTGATAAGTAATGCcatcatatttttaataacaaaactgGATCCTGCTCTCCAGACACCCATGTACTATTTCATCagcaatttttcctttttggaaatctGTTATGCGTCAGTTACTCTCCCTAGAATGCTCATTAATCTTTGTACCCAGAAAAGAACAATTTCTTTCGTTGCCTGTGCTACACAGATGTGCTGCTTTCTTGTGCTGGCAGCCACAGAATGTTTCCTTCtggctgtgatggcctatgaccgctatgtagCCATTTGTAACCCTCTGCATTATCCTCTAATCATGAAACACAAAATGTGTATTCAGCTGGTGGCTGGCTCCTGGATCAGTGGAATTCCAGTCCAGATAGGGCAGAcgtttcagattttctctttgcccTTTTGTGGTTCTAACCTCATcaaccacttcttctgtgacatcCCCCCAATACTCAAGCTGGCCTGTGGGGACACCTTTGTAAATGAAATGATGGTCTCCACAGTTGCTGTGTTGTTTGTCACAGTTCCATTTCTCTTGATCCTTGTCTCCTATGGAAAACTCATCTCCACCATCCTCAAATTGTCATCAGCCACAAGTCGCACCAGAGCCTTTTCCACCTGCTCATCTCATCTTATGGTTGTTGTGTTGTTCTTTGGATCAGGCATGATTACCTATTTAAGACCCAGGACCAGCCACTCAGCAGGAACTGACAAAGTGCTTTCTCTCTTCTACACTATTGTGACTCCTGTGTTTAACCCCATGATATACAGTCTAAGGAACAAGGATGTCTTAAGGGCACTGAGAAAACTGCTATGTAAATAA